A stretch of Pseudomonas taetrolens DNA encodes these proteins:
- a CDS encoding LysR substrate-binding domain-containing protein, with the protein MLLRNIDLNLLVVLDALLMEKHVTRTGIRLHLSQPAISHSLNKLRVLLDDPLLIRQGKGVVLSARAQSLQAPLKTILGQIETLLGHSMSFVPADSQRTFRVAMSDYGAAIVLPKLLVQLRAQAPDISLVVIQDSRLGMLEQIEHGKIDLALGVFSALPAEVGCDVLFEETFTCLLNRQSLPDNEVLDLDTYLTRPHLLVSTDGNTQGEIDNVLRTRGLQRRVAVNVPHWGAAPGMIAGTDLILTVATRTLDNLPLGDTLIARAPPMAVAPFNYVQVWHQRFNDDPAHRWLRERVRQVSAAAA; encoded by the coding sequence GTGTTACTGCGCAATATCGATTTGAATCTGCTGGTGGTGCTGGATGCGCTGCTCATGGAAAAGCACGTGACTCGCACCGGTATACGTTTGCATTTGAGTCAGCCAGCGATCAGTCATTCGCTGAATAAACTCAGGGTGTTGCTGGATGACCCGCTGCTGATCCGGCAGGGCAAGGGGGTGGTGCTGAGTGCGCGGGCACAAAGTCTCCAGGCTCCACTCAAGACCATCCTCGGGCAGATCGAAACGCTGCTCGGTCATTCCATGAGCTTTGTGCCTGCGGACTCACAACGCACTTTCCGCGTGGCGATGTCCGATTACGGGGCTGCGATCGTGCTGCCAAAATTGTTGGTGCAGTTGCGGGCGCAGGCACCGGACATCTCGCTGGTAGTCATCCAGGACAGCCGTCTCGGCATGCTGGAGCAGATCGAACACGGCAAGATCGACTTGGCGCTTGGGGTGTTTTCCGCGTTGCCGGCGGAGGTAGGCTGCGATGTACTGTTTGAAGAAACCTTTACCTGCCTGCTCAATCGCCAGTCGCTTCCAGACAATGAAGTGCTTGATCTGGACACCTACCTGACGCGTCCGCATTTGCTGGTGTCCACGGATGGCAACACCCAGGGCGAAATCGACAACGTATTGCGCACTCGCGGCTTACAGCGTCGGGTGGCGGTCAACGTGCCTCATTGGGGCGCAGCCCCGGGGATGATTGCCGGCACCGACCTGATCCTGACCGTGGCCACCCGTACCCTGGACAATCTGCCGTTGGGCGACACGCTGATTGCACGAGCGCCGCCGATGGCGGTGGCACCGTTCAACTATGTACAGGTTTGGCATCAGCGCTTTAATGACGATCCGGCCCACCGTTGGCTACGTGAGCGGGTCAGGCAAGTCAGCGCGGCTGCTGCCTGA
- a CDS encoding DMT family transporter — MSLLIAIALSLLAGFAVPLQAGSNARLGVILGHPFWATVISLLVSGLAIALLMLIVKVPRPNLVALSAGPWWIWLGGVAGVFYITVALMVVPRLGALNFIMAVVVGQLMISLLMDYFGLLGLPRHPPSLQKILGVSVVLAGFIIASRG; from the coding sequence ATGTCGCTGTTGATTGCTATTGCTCTGAGCCTGCTTGCAGGCTTCGCGGTGCCCCTTCAAGCAGGCAGTAATGCCCGGCTGGGCGTGATACTGGGCCATCCCTTTTGGGCAACCGTCATCTCGCTACTGGTCAGCGGGCTGGCGATTGCACTGCTGATGCTGATCGTCAAAGTGCCTCGCCCCAACCTCGTGGCACTCAGCGCCGGGCCGTGGTGGATCTGGCTAGGCGGTGTCGCCGGGGTGTTTTACATCACCGTCGCGCTGATGGTGGTACCGCGCCTGGGCGCGCTCAACTTCATCATGGCGGTGGTGGTGGGCCAACTGATGATTTCGCTGCTCATGGATTACTTCGGCTTGCTGGGTTTGCCTCGGCATCCCCCCAGCCTGCAAAAAATCCTCGGCGTCAGCGTGGTGCTGGCCGGCTTTATCATCGCCTCACGCGGCTGA
- the moaE gene encoding molybdopterin synthase catalytic subunit MoaE has product MAIRVQTGAFDPGAEVNAMQAANAGVGAVVSFVGYVRDFNDGHDVAGMYLEHYPGMTEKALAGIAAEAEQRWPLLKLEVIHRVGTLEPGEPIVFVGVASAHRQAAFEACEFVMDYLKTRAPFWKKEHTADGPRWVDGRSSDHAAADRWK; this is encoded by the coding sequence ATGGCGATTCGTGTGCAAACGGGGGCCTTTGACCCGGGAGCTGAAGTCAACGCCATGCAGGCCGCCAACGCGGGTGTCGGAGCAGTGGTGAGTTTTGTCGGCTATGTCCGTGATTTCAATGACGGGCACGATGTGGCGGGCATGTACCTGGAGCATTACCCGGGGATGACCGAAAAGGCACTGGCCGGGATCGCCGCTGAGGCTGAGCAGCGCTGGCCGTTACTCAAGCTGGAAGTCATACACCGTGTAGGGACACTGGAGCCGGGCGAGCCGATTGTGTTTGTCGGCGTGGCCAGCGCTCACCGCCAGGCGGCCTTTGAGGCCTGCGAATTTGTCATGGACTACCTGAAGACCCGGGCCCCTTTCTGGAAGAAAGAACACACCGCCGATGGCCCGCGCTGGGTTGACGGTCGATCCAGTGATCACGCGGCCGCCGATCGCTGGAAGTAG
- the rhlB gene encoding ATP-dependent RNA helicase RhlB yields the protein MTVLKALKKIFGKSEAEPLAPASITPSSPPSPRTDAQQPGRSAPVQAPVITPDAQPAPEHVHIEKPKAPKPRRDTAPKPPVIPWKLEDFTVEPQEGKTRFHDFKLTPELMHAIQDLGFPYCTPIQAQVLGYTLSGRDAIGRAQTGTGKTAAFLISIISQLTQTPPPKERYMGEPRALIIAPTRELVVQIAKDAADLTKYTDLNVMTFVGGMDFDKQLKQLEARHCDILVATPGRLLDFNQRGEVHLDMVEVMVLDEADRMLDMGFIPQVRQIIRQTPPKAERQTLLFSATFTEDVMNLAKQWTTDPAIVEIEAQNVANELVEQHVYAVAGADKYKLLFNLVNDNGWERVIVFANRKDEVRRIEERLVRDGINAAQLSGDVPQHKRIKTLEGFREGKVRVLVATDVAGRGIHIDGISHVINFTLPEVPDDYVHRIGRTGRAGASGVSISFAGEDDSYQLPSIETLLGRKISCETPPTELLRPVVRAVRKPKDPTETA from the coding sequence CCTGGCCGCTCCGCTCCTGTGCAAGCACCGGTGATCACGCCCGACGCCCAGCCAGCTCCCGAACACGTGCATATCGAAAAACCCAAAGCGCCAAAACCACGACGCGATACGGCACCAAAACCGCCGGTCATCCCGTGGAAGCTCGAAGATTTCACCGTCGAGCCGCAAGAAGGCAAAACCCGCTTTCATGATTTCAAGCTCACCCCCGAGCTGATGCACGCCATTCAAGACCTCGGATTCCCGTACTGCACGCCGATCCAGGCGCAAGTATTGGGCTATACCCTGAGCGGCCGCGACGCCATTGGCCGAGCTCAGACCGGTACCGGCAAGACTGCCGCCTTCCTGATCTCGATCATCAGCCAGCTGACCCAGACCCCGCCGCCCAAAGAACGCTACATGGGTGAACCGCGCGCTCTGATCATCGCGCCGACCCGTGAACTGGTGGTGCAAATCGCCAAAGATGCTGCCGACCTGACCAAGTACACCGACCTGAACGTGATGACGTTTGTGGGCGGCATGGACTTCGACAAGCAGCTCAAACAACTTGAAGCCCGCCATTGCGACATCCTGGTGGCCACGCCGGGGCGCCTGCTGGACTTCAACCAGCGCGGTGAAGTGCATCTGGACATGGTCGAAGTGATGGTGCTCGACGAAGCCGACCGCATGCTCGACATGGGTTTCATCCCGCAAGTGCGTCAGATCATTCGCCAGACACCGCCCAAGGCCGAACGCCAGACGCTGCTGTTCTCTGCGACCTTCACCGAAGACGTGATGAACCTGGCTAAACAGTGGACCACTGACCCGGCCATCGTCGAAATCGAAGCGCAGAACGTGGCCAACGAGCTGGTGGAGCAACACGTCTACGCCGTTGCCGGGGCTGACAAATACAAATTGCTGTTCAACCTGGTGAACGATAACGGCTGGGAGCGCGTGATCGTGTTCGCCAACCGCAAAGATGAAGTGCGTCGCATCGAAGAACGCCTGGTGCGTGATGGCATCAACGCCGCCCAGCTGTCAGGCGATGTGCCGCAACACAAGCGGATCAAAACCCTCGAAGGCTTCCGCGAAGGCAAGGTTCGGGTGCTGGTAGCGACCGATGTGGCAGGTCGAGGGATTCACATCGACGGCATCAGCCACGTGATCAACTTCACCCTACCGGAAGTCCCGGACGACTACGTACACCGTATCGGCCGTACGGGGCGTGCCGGCGCGAGCGGCGTCTCCATCAGCTTTGCCGGTGAAGACGATTCGTACCAGCTGCCATCGATCGAAACCCTGCTGGGCCGCAAAATCAGCTGCGAAACCCCGCCGACAGAACTGCTGCGACCTGTTGTCCGGGCTGTGCGCAAGCCGAAGGACCCGACTGAGACCGCGTGA
- the moaC gene encoding cyclic pyranopterin monophosphate synthase MoaC, translated as MLTHLDSQGRANMVDVTDKAVTSREATAQAVVRMRPETLDMIVSGGHPKGDVFAVARIAGIQAAKKTSDLIPLCHPLMLTSVKLELSAQGTDAVLIVARCKLAGQTGVEMEALTAASVAALTIYDMCKAVDRGMAIESVRVLEKSGGKSGHFQADLP; from the coding sequence GTGCTGACTCATTTAGATTCTCAAGGCCGCGCCAATATGGTCGATGTCACCGACAAAGCGGTGACCTCTCGTGAAGCAACGGCCCAAGCCGTGGTGCGGATGCGCCCTGAAACCCTGGACATGATCGTCAGCGGCGGCCATCCCAAAGGGGATGTATTTGCCGTGGCACGGATTGCCGGGATTCAAGCGGCCAAGAAAACCTCCGACCTGATTCCGCTGTGCCACCCGCTGATGCTCACCAGCGTCAAGCTGGAACTCAGCGCCCAGGGCACCGATGCGGTGTTGATCGTGGCGCGCTGCAAACTGGCCGGGCAAACCGGGGTAGAGATGGAAGCCCTGACCGCCGCGAGTGTGGCGGCGCTGACGATCTATGACATGTGCAAGGCGGTAGACCGCGGCATGGCCATTGAAAGCGTCCGTGTGCTGGAAAAGTCCGGCGGTAAAAGCGGGCACTTCCAGGCGGACCTCCCATGA
- a CDS encoding MoaD/ThiS family protein — translation MNLNVMFFARYREALGLDVLSVSGEFATVQHLRESLMARGGEWGVLAEPQLMCARNEALCKLDEPLQDGDEVAFFPTVTGG, via the coding sequence ATGAACCTGAACGTCATGTTCTTCGCACGTTACAGAGAAGCGTTGGGCCTGGATGTGCTGTCGGTGAGCGGCGAGTTTGCGACGGTTCAGCACCTGCGCGAGTCCCTGATGGCTCGGGGCGGGGAGTGGGGCGTATTGGCCGAACCCCAGCTCATGTGTGCCCGCAATGAAGCGCTGTGCAAGCTCGATGAGCCACTGCAGGATGGCGATGAAGTGGCCTTTTTTCCAACCGTGACAGGAGGCTGA